One Microbacterium sp. W4I20 DNA window includes the following coding sequences:
- a CDS encoding serine hydrolase yields the protein MTDSLRPILEDHVSRGTAPGIIGVTGTPDGQIEVVTAGDLDADAIVRIQSMTKPILAVTTLRLVQAGRLDLDDAVEKWLPELADRQVLRTPGAALDDVEPARTPITVRHLLTNTSGYGMMTTPSPLQDAMIANQTQAGPQPVALGAKEWLNALAELPLAFEPGAGWRYHHSFGILGILLSRLVGGSLDEYLQQDLFGPLGMVDTSRTVPSDQAHRLPAAYRHEEAGALIEIEPAAGGFYVAPAPFDLTHAEHVSTASDYAAFARMLAAGGVHDGQVIIEPELLAQMTTDQVPASAKAEDSFYPGFWDDSGWGFGVGVVTNGDHAGRYGWSGGLGTDFLVDPDGSFRIVLAQVEMGPELFALLADVQ from the coding sequence ATGACTGACAGCCTCCGCCCGATTCTCGAAGACCATGTCTCGCGCGGCACCGCCCCGGGAATCATCGGCGTCACCGGCACACCGGACGGACAGATCGAAGTCGTCACGGCGGGTGATCTCGACGCCGATGCGATCGTGCGCATCCAGTCGATGACCAAGCCGATCCTGGCTGTCACGACTCTTCGGCTGGTGCAGGCCGGACGCCTCGACCTCGACGACGCGGTCGAGAAGTGGCTGCCGGAGCTGGCGGATCGTCAGGTGCTCCGCACGCCCGGTGCTGCGCTCGATGACGTCGAGCCCGCCCGCACACCGATCACCGTGCGCCACCTGCTCACCAACACGTCGGGGTACGGCATGATGACCACGCCCTCCCCGTTGCAGGACGCGATGATCGCCAACCAGACGCAAGCCGGACCGCAACCCGTCGCTCTCGGCGCGAAGGAGTGGCTGAACGCGCTCGCCGAGCTGCCGCTGGCGTTCGAGCCCGGGGCCGGATGGCGGTACCACCACTCGTTCGGTATCCTCGGCATCCTGCTCTCGCGGCTGGTCGGCGGCTCGCTGGACGAATACCTGCAGCAGGACCTGTTCGGACCGCTCGGCATGGTCGACACCTCGCGCACCGTGCCGAGCGACCAGGCGCACCGGCTTCCGGCCGCGTATCGCCACGAGGAGGCAGGCGCGCTGATCGAGATCGAGCCGGCCGCGGGTGGGTTCTACGTCGCGCCGGCGCCGTTCGACCTGACTCATGCCGAGCACGTGTCGACGGCATCCGACTACGCCGCCTTCGCGCGGATGCTGGCGGCGGGCGGTGTCCACGACGGGCAGGTGATCATCGAGCCGGAGTTGCTCGCTCAGATGACGACGGATCAGGTGCCCGCGTCGGCGAAGGCGGAGGACAGCTTCTACCCCGGATTCTGGGACGACAGCGGGTGGGGCTTCGGCGTCGGTGTGGTGACGAACGGCGATCACGCCGGGCGCTACGGCTGGTCGGGCGGGCTGGGCACGGACTTTCTCGTCGACCCGGACGGATCGTTCCGGATCGTGCTCGCGCAGGTCGAGATGGGGCCGGAGTTGTTCGCGCTGCTTGCGGACGTGCAGTGA
- a CDS encoding M15 family metallopeptidase, which produces MHVTPHAQHAAPRSPIRGPALPIGVAVTAIGMLFSIASAPIASSNEPAMPEPAAVMQVPTVQVDATPAADPCADPAVTEALANGDDAGAIAGFGGGENFRAAVVAGNAPCISLSDPARLWVVVNKNRPLDPPEYEPRGLNSVPLQMTTPSGEVRSDVAAAVGRMADAAEAAGVGRIGANNGYRSYGLQVTTYANHVRSQGQSDADAGSARPGHSEHQTGLALDVVACDAGCGGLDGFGGTGQSDWVAAHAWEHGFIVRYEEVGTPVTGYAPEPWHLRYVGVELAEAYHQGGFHTLEEFFGLPAAPDYTG; this is translated from the coding sequence ATGCACGTCACGCCGCACGCCCAGCATGCGGCTCCACGGTCCCCGATCCGTGGCCCCGCACTGCCGATCGGCGTCGCCGTCACCGCGATCGGGATGCTGTTCTCGATCGCGTCTGCGCCGATCGCGTCGTCGAACGAGCCCGCGATGCCCGAGCCTGCCGCGGTGATGCAGGTGCCGACGGTGCAGGTCGACGCGACGCCCGCCGCCGATCCGTGCGCCGATCCCGCGGTGACCGAAGCGCTCGCGAACGGCGATGATGCCGGGGCGATCGCCGGCTTCGGGGGCGGCGAGAACTTCCGCGCGGCCGTGGTCGCCGGCAACGCCCCCTGCATCTCGCTGAGCGATCCTGCCCGGCTCTGGGTCGTGGTGAACAAGAACCGCCCGCTCGATCCGCCGGAGTACGAGCCGCGCGGCCTGAACTCCGTGCCGCTCCAGATGACGACGCCCTCCGGAGAGGTGCGCTCCGACGTCGCGGCGGCCGTCGGCCGGATGGCGGATGCGGCCGAAGCGGCGGGTGTCGGGCGCATCGGCGCGAACAACGGCTACCGCTCCTACGGCCTGCAGGTGACGACCTACGCGAACCACGTGCGCTCCCAGGGGCAGTCGGATGCGGATGCCGGATCGGCGCGCCCCGGGCATAGTGAGCATCAGACGGGGCTGGCGCTCGACGTGGTGGCCTGCGATGCGGGCTGCGGTGGTCTTGACGGCTTCGGCGGCACGGGTCAGAGCGACTGGGTCGCGGCGCACGCCTGGGAGCACGGGTTCATCGTCCGCTACGAAGAGGTCGGCACGCCGGTCACGGGGTACGCGCCCGAGCCGTGGCACCTCCGATACGTCGGCGTCGAGCTCGCCGAGGCCTACCATCAGGGCGGATTCCACACGCTCGAGGAGTTCTTCGGGCTGCCTGCGGCGCCCGACTACACGGGCTGA
- a CDS encoding energy-coupling factor transporter transmembrane component T, giving the protein MVATSRHQFLYALNPLAKVAGVAPAMVLLIFVRDLATPAAFLVLAYAVILVGARLTSRLLLLLLLAVPVGMLAIGLGFSVWVDAGLVDGSAPVVVVGGWTLYAGALEIGFATALRLGSIVALALIGGLTTSGPDLVRASVQQLRVPYRIGYTALAAFRFVPRFGHELAVIRAAHRVRGHHGGRGPFARLARGWGYIVPLLAGAIRHAERVALAMDSRAFGAHPTRTERHMVPFRTRDTVFVVLCLAASAAIFVFFFPWQLP; this is encoded by the coding sequence ATGGTCGCGACGTCACGGCACCAGTTCCTGTACGCGTTGAATCCGCTCGCGAAGGTCGCGGGGGTCGCGCCCGCGATGGTGCTGCTGATCTTCGTGCGCGACCTCGCGACGCCCGCGGCGTTCCTCGTGCTGGCGTACGCCGTCATCCTCGTCGGTGCCCGCCTGACCTCACGGCTGCTGCTCCTGTTGCTGCTGGCCGTCCCGGTCGGAATGCTCGCAATCGGGCTCGGCTTCTCGGTGTGGGTGGATGCGGGCCTCGTCGACGGCAGCGCGCCCGTCGTGGTGGTCGGCGGCTGGACGCTGTACGCCGGCGCCCTGGAGATCGGCTTCGCGACGGCGCTGCGTCTCGGTTCGATCGTCGCGCTGGCTCTGATCGGCGGGCTCACCACGAGCGGCCCCGATCTGGTGCGGGCGAGCGTGCAGCAGCTGCGGGTGCCGTATCGGATCGGATACACGGCGTTGGCAGCGTTCCGGTTCGTCCCTCGCTTCGGTCATGAACTCGCGGTGATCCGGGCGGCGCATCGGGTGCGGGGTCATCACGGCGGTCGTGGTCCGTTCGCTCGTCTGGCCCGCGGGTGGGGGTACATCGTGCCGCTGCTGGCCGGGGCGATCCGGCATGCCGAGCGGGTGGCTCTCGCGATGGATTCCCGCGCCTTCGGGGCTCACCCGACCCGCACCGAGCGGCATATGGTCCCCTTCCGCACCCGCGACACGGTGTTCGTGGTGCTGTGCCTCGCGGCATCCGCTGCGATCTTCGTTTTCTTCTTCCCCTGGCAGCTTCCCTGA
- a CDS encoding HNH endonuclease signature motif containing protein, protein MSKLTGLQEAVTRLDAVWADAGDVVGLSREQLIAANDALGLVQRRLDAVLVDVAAGIAHESRAELGAGSLAKEQGFRSAAQLLATTQGISSGDASRLIRVGEATAPRTDLLGARLPARYPLVRRALGSGSIGVAAAGLIVALLERCRVVAGMEAIALAERLLTDRAAGLSLDAVRKLIVRAEAWLDPDGVEPKEDEKRAKRSLTISERGGMVHLNAVLDAESAAPVIAAIRGYVAATFAARKDAPDAGAADADRRTVPMIQADALAVFCGHVLGCESRVPLAGATVIVRMTLEDLVSGCGSATIDGMDQPVGAGAARRMAAGGGVIPWVLGGDSEILDWGREKRLFTRAQRLALVERDGGCAMCGLPPEMTKAHHIAWWKRDHGPTDLTNGVLLCETCHHRIHDNGWEIRVEGTGVAGRVWFIPPRYVDPARTPRLGGRARYDYAA, encoded by the coding sequence ATGTCGAAGCTCACCGGTTTGCAGGAGGCGGTCACCCGTCTGGATGCGGTGTGGGCGGATGCGGGTGATGTGGTGGGGTTGTCGCGGGAGCAGTTGATCGCGGCGAATGACGCGCTCGGGCTGGTGCAGCGCCGGTTGGATGCTGTGCTTGTCGATGTCGCGGCGGGAATCGCCCACGAGTCGCGAGCGGAGCTGGGGGCGGGGAGTCTGGCGAAGGAGCAGGGGTTCCGGAGTGCGGCCCAGTTGCTTGCGACGACCCAGGGGATCTCCTCGGGTGATGCGTCACGGTTGATCAGGGTGGGGGAGGCGACGGCGCCTCGGACCGATCTGTTGGGGGCGCGGTTGCCGGCCCGGTATCCCCTCGTTCGACGGGCCCTGGGGTCGGGGTCGATCGGGGTGGCGGCGGCGGGGTTGATCGTCGCGTTATTGGAGCGGTGCCGGGTGGTGGCGGGGATGGAGGCTATCGCCCTGGCCGAACGGTTGCTGACCGACAGGGCGGCGGGGTTGAGTCTGGATGCGGTGCGGAAGCTGATCGTGCGGGCGGAGGCGTGGTTGGACCCGGACGGGGTCGAACCGAAAGAAGACGAGAAGCGAGCCAAACGGTCGTTGACGATCTCCGAACGTGGGGGGATGGTGCATCTGAACGCGGTCCTCGATGCGGAGTCCGCAGCCCCGGTGATCGCGGCGATCCGGGGGTACGTGGCGGCGACGTTCGCGGCCCGGAAGGATGCCCCGGATGCGGGGGCGGCGGATGCGGACCGGCGGACGGTTCCGATGATCCAGGCCGACGCGCTCGCGGTGTTCTGCGGGCATGTGCTCGGGTGCGAGTCCCGGGTCCCGCTCGCCGGGGCGACGGTGATCGTGCGGATGACCCTCGAGGACCTGGTCTCGGGGTGCGGGTCGGCGACGATCGACGGGATGGATCAACCGGTCGGGGCGGGTGCGGCGCGGCGGATGGCGGCCGGGGGTGGGGTGATCCCGTGGGTCCTCGGCGGGGACAGCGAGATCCTCGACTGGGGGCGGGAGAAACGCCTGTTCACCCGGGCGCAACGCCTGGCGCTCGTGGAACGCGATGGCGGGTGCGCGATGTGCGGGCTGCCCCCGGAGATGACGAAAGCACACCACATCGCCTGGTGGAAACGCGACCACGGACCCACCGACCTCACCAACGGGGTCCTGCTGTGTGAGACGTGTCACCACCGCATCCATGACAACGGGTGGGAGATCCGCGTCGAGGGGACGGGTGTGGCCGGGCGGGTCTGGTTCATCCCACCCCGGTACGTCGATCCCGCCCGCACCCCACGGCTCGGCGGCCGCGCCCGATACGACTACGCCGCATGA
- a CDS encoding acyl-CoA dehydrogenase family protein, whose protein sequence is MERDIYEEDHEAFRDLVKDFVKRYVTNATIEKWDADGEVDRATMLAAGEAGIVGLSVPEEFGGAGMLQDYRFRAVVNEEVIAAGAGSLAGAFGIQDDLAIPYLVHMGTQAQKEKWLPRMATGEVVGALAMTEPGAGSDLRGIKTTAKKVDGGYIVNGAKTFISSGATADLVVTFVKTGEGNRPDAFSLVLIENGMEGFDHGKKLHKMGFQGHDTAELSFSDVFIPEENLIGGVEGKGFVQLMMNLPLERLSIGVAGAAAAQAALDWTIAYTKDREAFGERIIDFQNTRFKIADMATTVDALWAYIDRALLAYSKGKLSAEEAAKVKFWATEREWEVLDTGVQLHGGYGYITEYPIARAFLDARVHRIYGGTNEIMREIVGRQIAGKR, encoded by the coding sequence ATGGAACGCGACATCTATGAAGAGGATCACGAGGCTTTCCGCGACCTCGTCAAGGATTTCGTCAAGCGCTACGTGACCAACGCGACGATCGAGAAATGGGATGCCGACGGCGAAGTCGATCGTGCCACGATGCTCGCCGCCGGTGAGGCCGGGATCGTCGGCCTGTCGGTCCCCGAGGAGTTCGGCGGCGCCGGGATGCTGCAGGATTACCGCTTCCGCGCGGTCGTCAACGAAGAGGTCATCGCAGCCGGCGCCGGTTCGCTCGCGGGCGCGTTCGGCATCCAGGACGACCTGGCGATCCCGTACCTCGTGCACATGGGCACGCAGGCGCAGAAGGAGAAGTGGCTGCCTCGCATGGCGACCGGTGAGGTCGTCGGCGCTCTCGCCATGACCGAGCCCGGCGCAGGATCCGACCTGCGCGGCATCAAGACCACCGCGAAGAAGGTCGACGGCGGCTACATCGTCAACGGCGCGAAGACGTTCATCTCGTCGGGTGCGACCGCCGACCTCGTGGTCACGTTCGTGAAGACCGGCGAGGGCAACCGTCCCGACGCGTTCAGCCTGGTGCTGATCGAGAACGGCATGGAGGGCTTCGATCACGGCAAGAAGCTGCACAAGATGGGCTTCCAGGGGCATGACACCGCCGAGCTGTCGTTCAGCGACGTGTTCATCCCCGAGGAGAACCTCATCGGCGGCGTCGAGGGCAAGGGCTTCGTGCAGCTGATGATGAACCTGCCGCTCGAGCGTCTGTCGATCGGTGTCGCCGGAGCCGCAGCCGCGCAGGCCGCGCTCGACTGGACGATCGCCTACACGAAGGACCGTGAGGCGTTCGGCGAGCGGATCATCGACTTCCAGAACACCCGGTTCAAGATCGCCGACATGGCCACCACGGTCGACGCGCTCTGGGCCTACATCGACCGCGCGCTGCTCGCGTACTCGAAGGGCAAGCTGTCCGCCGAGGAGGCCGCGAAGGTCAAGTTCTGGGCCACCGAGCGCGAGTGGGAGGTGCTCGACACCGGCGTGCAGCTGCACGGCGGCTACGGCTACATCACCGAGTACCCGATCGCCCGCGCGTTCCTCGATGCCCGGGTGCACCGCATCTACGGCGGCACGAACGAGATCATGCGCGAGATCGTCGGACGGCAGATCGCGGGGAAGCGGTAG
- a CDS encoding ECF transporter S component, with the protein MARTPVLSTRSLLVCAAIGVATGIVGGIAGWVTIPVLAGPVFLYGLVLGSHVLPGIIAQEVLRRPLVALITHVIAALVASAFNPAWSLRFIGTALLFGAIQEGVAALTRYRAWGAWRFFISAGVIGVIVAVVVFFAAHLGTLPPWAQILYLAISVVGPVAWTAIGLAVGSSLTRAGVARR; encoded by the coding sequence GTGGCCCGAACCCCCGTCCTTTCGACCAGATCGCTGCTGGTCTGCGCGGCCATCGGCGTCGCGACGGGCATCGTCGGCGGCATCGCCGGATGGGTCACGATCCCGGTGCTGGCAGGGCCCGTGTTCCTCTACGGACTGGTGCTCGGGTCGCACGTGCTGCCCGGCATCATCGCGCAGGAGGTGCTGCGGCGGCCGCTGGTCGCGCTGATCACGCACGTGATCGCGGCCCTCGTCGCGAGCGCCTTCAACCCGGCGTGGTCGCTGCGGTTCATCGGCACGGCGCTGCTGTTCGGCGCGATCCAGGAGGGTGTCGCGGCTCTCACCCGGTACCGGGCCTGGGGCGCCTGGCGCTTCTTCATCTCGGCGGGGGTGATCGGCGTCATCGTGGCCGTGGTCGTGTTCTTCGCGGCGCACCTGGGGACGCTGCCGCCCTGGGCGCAGATCCTCTACCTGGCGATCTCAGTGGTCGGACCGGTGGCATGGACGGCGATCGGGCTCGCGGTGGGCTCCTCGCTCACTCGCGCAGGGGTCGCTCGGCGCTGA
- a CDS encoding ABC transporter ATP-binding protein codes for MRPSAPLLRVRELSLTHAGAAHPSPRDVTFDIAAGEVVLLLGPSGSGKSTLTLALNGLIPHALPAAMNGTVEAGGLDTATAQTATLSTRVAMVFQDPDAQIVTGTVYDEVAFGPENLLLPLAEVRARVEDALARVGLWERRDDNPDHLSGGGRQRLAIACALAMGSPLIVLDEPTANLDPQGIDDVYAALTDVVSAGDRAILLVEHNLDAAMGFVTRTIVLDRAGRVAFDGPAAEVIREHADELVAMGVWLPAATLAALRLRDAGYALEPLPLSPDELGVALGSSRDAGEGGETGQGSASAAEILSRPVQSARSSSGGDPIIRARGLTVRKRRAEILHGVDLDLEPGSLTAIVGANGAGKTTLIQALAGVVPPPKGQVSVDGIDPGVASPRELAARIGFVFQNPEHQFIAHTVFDELAHGLRLRRSQSSKAKVGKAKTGLTEAGLTDAEIAARVEAMLVRFGLEHKADVHPFLLSGGEKRRLSVGTALITRPRVLALDEPTFGQDRARASELLALLEGLREEGTTIVIVTHDLQLVAERTTHTVVLADGRVHAAGPTAELFADERVFAEAGLRLPALQQVLATHRRAVGS; via the coding sequence GTGCGCCCATCCGCGCCTCTGCTCCGCGTGCGTGAGCTCTCTCTCACCCACGCGGGTGCCGCGCACCCGTCGCCGCGCGACGTCACATTCGACATCGCCGCAGGCGAAGTGGTGCTGCTGCTCGGGCCGTCGGGGTCTGGCAAGTCGACGCTGACGCTCGCACTGAACGGCTTGATCCCCCACGCGCTCCCCGCAGCGATGAACGGAACGGTGGAGGCGGGCGGACTCGACACCGCGACAGCCCAGACGGCAACGCTGAGCACCCGGGTCGCGATGGTGTTCCAGGATCCGGATGCGCAGATCGTCACAGGCACCGTCTACGACGAGGTCGCGTTCGGACCCGAGAATCTGCTGCTCCCGCTCGCAGAGGTGCGGGCCAGGGTGGAGGACGCGCTCGCGCGGGTCGGCCTGTGGGAGCGTCGCGACGACAACCCCGATCACCTGTCCGGGGGTGGACGGCAGCGGCTCGCCATCGCGTGCGCTCTGGCCATGGGGTCACCCCTGATCGTGCTCGACGAGCCGACCGCCAACCTCGATCCGCAGGGCATCGACGATGTGTATGCGGCGCTCACAGATGTCGTGTCCGCGGGCGATCGGGCGATCCTGCTCGTGGAGCACAACCTCGATGCCGCGATGGGGTTCGTCACGCGGACCATCGTGCTGGACCGCGCGGGGCGGGTCGCGTTCGATGGGCCGGCGGCGGAGGTCATCCGTGAGCATGCCGACGAGCTGGTCGCGATGGGGGTCTGGCTGCCGGCGGCGACGCTGGCGGCGCTGCGGCTGCGGGATGCGGGGTACGCACTCGAGCCGCTGCCCCTGTCTCCGGATGAGCTGGGGGTGGCGCTCGGTTCGTCTCGCGACGCGGGCGAGGGTGGCGAGACGGGCCAGGGTTCGGCGTCCGCGGCGGAGATCCTGTCGCGACCCGTGCAGTCTGCGCGGTCGTCGAGCGGGGGCGATCCGATCATCCGTGCCCGCGGGCTCACCGTCCGGAAGCGGCGGGCCGAGATCCTGCACGGCGTCGATCTCGATCTCGAGCCGGGCAGCCTCACGGCGATCGTCGGGGCGAACGGCGCCGGGAAGACCACTCTCATCCAGGCCCTGGCGGGCGTCGTGCCCCCGCCGAAGGGGCAAGTCAGCGTCGACGGCATCGATCCCGGGGTGGCGTCTCCTCGCGAGTTGGCGGCGCGGATCGGGTTCGTCTTCCAGAATCCGGAGCACCAGTTCATCGCCCACACGGTCTTCGATGAGCTGGCGCATGGCCTGCGCCTTCGGCGGTCGCAGAGCTCGAAGGCGAAGGTCGGGAAGGCGAAGACCGGGCTGACGGAGGCGGGACTGACGGATGCCGAGATCGCAGCGCGCGTCGAGGCGATGCTCGTGCGCTTCGGGCTCGAGCACAAGGCCGACGTGCATCCGTTCCTGCTCTCCGGTGGTGAGAAGCGCCGCCTGTCGGTGGGCACGGCTCTGATCACCCGACCGCGGGTGCTCGCGCTGGACGAGCCGACGTTCGGGCAGGATCGCGCTCGCGCATCCGAACTCCTCGCTCTGCTGGAGGGTCTGCGCGAGGAGGGCACGACGATCGTGATCGTCACCCACGACCTGCAGCTGGTCGCGGAGCGCACGACGCACACGGTGGTCCTCGCGGACGGCCGGGTGCACGCGGCCGGACCGACCGCGGAGCTCTTCGCGGACGAGCGAGTGTTCGCCGAAGCGGGGCTCCGTCTGCCCGCGCTGCAGCAGGTACTGGCGACTCATCGACGGGCGGTGGGGTCGTGA
- a CDS encoding siderophore-interacting protein, with amino-acid sequence MAFSKLVKPESSELIHLTVQRTEHLSAHWIRVTLGGGEIEKFRPMGFDQWFRLFLPIGGDAGLERVPVKANKMFGYLRFLRIPDGERPVMRNYSVRAYRAATASSGAEIDVDFVLHGSAADGTAGPASRWAETCQPGEHVLIIDEGLTFNPQRGTERVVLVGDATALPAIASICASLPLDAVGTAIIEVPSDEDALAFPHPSGVEVVWIVRPHDVAPGSLALETLARTVLPDAPFHAYGAGEQALASGVRKHLVGERGVDKNAVSFCGYWKIGAASPASKAAREAAAEPLV; translated from the coding sequence ATGGCGTTCAGCAAACTGGTCAAGCCCGAGTCCTCCGAGCTCATCCACCTGACGGTGCAGCGCACGGAGCATCTCTCCGCGCACTGGATCCGCGTGACGTTGGGTGGCGGTGAGATCGAGAAGTTCCGCCCGATGGGGTTCGACCAGTGGTTCCGGTTGTTCCTTCCGATCGGTGGCGATGCGGGGCTCGAGCGGGTACCGGTGAAGGCGAACAAGATGTTCGGGTACCTGAGGTTCCTGCGGATCCCCGATGGCGAGCGGCCGGTGATGCGCAACTACAGCGTGCGGGCGTATCGCGCGGCGACGGCGTCTTCGGGAGCCGAGATCGATGTCGACTTCGTTTTGCACGGCTCGGCTGCGGACGGAACGGCCGGTCCCGCGTCGCGGTGGGCGGAGACGTGCCAGCCGGGTGAGCACGTGCTGATCATCGACGAAGGACTCACCTTCAACCCGCAGCGCGGCACGGAGCGGGTGGTCTTGGTCGGCGACGCGACGGCTCTTCCCGCGATCGCGTCGATCTGCGCCTCGCTGCCGCTGGATGCTGTCGGCACAGCGATCATCGAGGTCCCTTCCGACGAGGACGCCCTGGCGTTCCCGCATCCGTCTGGTGTCGAGGTCGTCTGGATCGTGCGCCCTCATGATGTCGCACCGGGTTCGCTCGCCCTCGAGACCCTGGCGCGCACGGTGTTGCCGGATGCTCCATTCCACGCGTATGGGGCGGGCGAGCAGGCCCTCGCCTCAGGGGTGCGGAAGCATCTCGTGGGCGAGCGGGGTGTGGACAAGAACGCGGTGAGCTTCTGCGGGTACTGGAAGATCGGTGCGGCGTCGCCCGCGTCGAAGGCAGCGCGCGAGGCCGCTGCGGAGCCGCTGGTATGA
- a CDS encoding Rv2578c family radical SAM protein, whose product MRWQGQKLGDVDAAALPGLEDRSSVLRSVTTPEFAGMTFHEVLSKSALNHVPGASRMPFAWTINPYRGCSHACIYCFARGTHEYLDLDGGADFDSQIVVKVNVADVLAKELRKGSWQHETVALGTNTDPYQRAEGRYKLMPGIIEALAASGTPLSILTKGTLIRRDIPLLVKAAERVHVDVQMSIAMYDDELQKAIEPGAPTTQARLDTVRALADAGFPVTVFLMPIMPHMTDSVTAIDEALRRIKESGARNVIYGALHLRPGVKPWFFQWLGEARPDLVSSYRGLYPGVSAEAPKAYRQWLSKRVRPLIRAHGLDGRHEDDYPQRGTRPGQGHVESIWRQGGQQTGRPSGAVAFRTTGPAAAASAQPTLF is encoded by the coding sequence ATGCGGTGGCAGGGACAGAAGCTCGGAGATGTGGATGCTGCGGCGCTGCCCGGGCTCGAAGACCGCTCGAGCGTCCTGCGCTCGGTGACCACCCCCGAGTTCGCCGGAATGACGTTCCACGAGGTGCTGTCGAAATCCGCGCTGAATCACGTGCCCGGCGCATCGCGGATGCCGTTCGCGTGGACGATCAACCCCTATCGCGGATGCTCGCATGCCTGCATTTACTGCTTCGCCCGCGGCACGCACGAGTATCTCGACCTCGACGGCGGCGCCGACTTCGACTCGCAGATCGTCGTCAAGGTCAACGTGGCCGATGTGCTTGCGAAGGAGCTGCGGAAGGGCAGCTGGCAGCACGAGACCGTCGCGCTCGGCACGAACACCGATCCCTATCAGCGCGCCGAAGGCCGGTACAAGCTCATGCCCGGCATCATCGAGGCGCTCGCGGCATCCGGCACGCCCCTCTCGATCCTCACCAAGGGCACGCTGATCCGGCGCGACATCCCGTTGCTCGTGAAGGCCGCCGAGCGCGTGCATGTCGACGTGCAGATGTCGATCGCCATGTACGACGACGAGCTGCAGAAGGCGATCGAACCCGGAGCCCCGACCACCCAGGCTCGGCTCGACACCGTGCGGGCGCTGGCGGATGCCGGCTTCCCGGTGACCGTCTTCCTGATGCCGATCATGCCGCACATGACCGACTCGGTCACCGCCATCGACGAGGCACTGAGGCGCATCAAGGAGTCGGGCGCGCGGAACGTCATCTACGGCGCCCTGCACCTGCGCCCCGGCGTGAAGCCCTGGTTCTTCCAGTGGCTCGGCGAAGCGCGACCCGACCTGGTGTCGTCGTATCGCGGCCTGTATCCGGGCGTCTCCGCCGAAGCTCCCAAGGCCTACCGGCAGTGGCTGTCCAAGCGAGTCCGTCCACTCATCCGCGCACACGGCCTCGATGGCCGGCACGAGGACGACTACCCGCAGCGCGGAACGCGTCCCGGTCAGGGGCACGTCGAATCGATCTGGCGTCAGGGCGGCCAGCAGACCGGGCGGCCGAGCGGGGCGGTCGCCTTCCGGACGACCGGGCCGGCCGCGGCAGCCTCTGCGCAGCCGACTCTGTTCTGA
- a CDS encoding ECF transporter S component: MSGTDAQTPGGRGRFRFPTAILLTCAALGVAGALLLAPANWVSTILFPGLPFVSVALAGLWLLPSVIALRLLRRPFVGLLVGLLAGLIIAPFSGYGFRSVATNLWWAAFTELPFLLVLWRYWGTWLHYVGAAVVGIVYPLLAWASFNLESMSIGVRIAFFAITLASSVGGTALGILIADRLRRAGVGGRSLQTRRGSHAA; encoded by the coding sequence ATGAGCGGGACGGATGCTCAGACGCCCGGAGGTCGCGGACGCTTCCGATTCCCGACCGCGATCCTTCTGACCTGCGCGGCACTCGGCGTGGCTGGGGCACTTCTCCTCGCGCCGGCCAACTGGGTTTCGACGATCCTCTTCCCGGGCCTGCCGTTCGTGAGCGTCGCGCTCGCCGGGCTGTGGCTGCTGCCGTCGGTCATCGCGCTCCGCCTGCTGCGGCGGCCTTTCGTCGGATTGCTGGTCGGGCTGCTCGCGGGGCTCATCATCGCGCCGTTCTCGGGCTACGGGTTCCGCAGCGTCGCCACGAATCTCTGGTGGGCGGCGTTCACCGAGCTGCCGTTCCTCCTCGTGCTCTGGCGCTATTGGGGCACGTGGTTGCACTATGTCGGCGCAGCTGTCGTCGGCATCGTGTATCCGTTGCTGGCGTGGGCGTCTTTCAACCTCGAGTCGATGAGCATCGGCGTGAGGATCGCGTTCTTCGCCATCACGCTGGCGAGCTCTGTCGGCGGGACCGCCCTCGGCATCCTGATCGCGGACCGGCTGCGCCGCGCAGGAGTCGGCGGTCGGAGTCTGCAGACCCGTCGTGGGAGTCATGCGGCGTAG